The DNA region AATGATGTGGGACTGTCTTCCATAACAGTTCCCAAGATGGTCACAGACCTGTTAAAGGAGAAGAAAGTAATTTCTTTCCAAAGCTGTATGGCACAGGTATGCTTCATCCATATCATGGGAGGAACAGAAATGGTGCTGCTCATAGCCATGGCATTTGACAGGTATGCAGCCATCTGTAAGCCCCTCCACTACTTGAACATTATGAGCCcgaagaaatgcattttatttgtcGTCATTAGCTGGGTAACTGGAACGATCCATTCTATTTCTCAATTTTCTCTGATTGTGAACTTGCCTTTTTGTGGTCCTAATACCATAGACAGCTTTTACTGTGACTTCCCCAGGGTCATACAACTTGCATGCTCAGATTCAGCCATGTTTGAGTTTCTTGGAACTGCCAACAGTGGATTCATGAGCCTGATCACCTTCTTGCTGCTCCTCCTTTCCTATGTCTTCATTTTGGTCACTGTCTGGAAAAGTTCCTCTGGGGACTTGTCCAAGGCTCTTGGTACATTGTCAGCTCACATCACTGTGGTGGTTCTCTATTTCACTCCATGCATATTTATCTACATGTGGCCTTTCCCAGAATCATCAGTTGATAAATACATGTTTATAGTTGACTTTACTGTCACCCCTGCCTTAAATCCCATCGTATATACATTAAGAAACAAAGATgtaaaaacagcaataaaaagactgaaaaagcAGCATCATTATGACAGATTATGCTGACCAAGTTTGTTGTTGAGAGCTCAGGAACTGTTTTCACCTACGTGATGGACCCTTCCCCATAGGTATCTGGTATTTAAAGTGCTTACTTGAC from Ictidomys tridecemlineatus isolate mIctTri1 chromosome 5, mIctTri1.hap1, whole genome shotgun sequence includes:
- the LOC144377630 gene encoding olfactory receptor 4F21-like → MEGLNDSVVSEFVLLGLSGSWEIKVFLKLTFSLLYLGIILGNLFIVFLVITDSHLHSPMYFLLANLSLNDVGLSSITVPKMVTDLLKEKKVISFQSCMAQVCFIHIMGGTEMVLLIAMAFDRYAAICKPLHYLNIMSPKKCILFVVISWVTGTIHSISQFSLIVNLPFCGPNTIDSFYCDFPRVIQLACSDSAMFEFLGTANSGFMSLITFLLLLLSYVFILVTVWKSSSGDLSKALGTLSAHITVVVLYFTPCIFIYMWPFPESSVDKYMFIVDFTVTPALNPIVYTLRNKDVKTAIKRLKKQHHYDRLC